In the genome of Chengkuizengella sediminis, one region contains:
- a CDS encoding GNAT family N-acetyltransferase has product MDLIFKKMTQKQAEEIAFSWHYEGKYSFYNMEADKEDLEEFLDPKKRGDSYFVVIQENEIIGFFCFNKLDDNTIDIGLGMKPELTGRGKGYEFLKEGIQYVNSKYKPEKITLSVATFNQRAVNVYKKIGFEEIKTFIQDTNGSNFEFVKMKYVC; this is encoded by the coding sequence ATGGATTTAATATTTAAAAAAATGACACAAAAACAAGCAGAAGAAATTGCGTTTAGTTGGCACTATGAGGGCAAATATTCTTTTTATAATATGGAAGCAGATAAAGAAGATTTAGAAGAGTTTCTTGACCCTAAAAAACGAGGTGACTCATATTTTGTTGTTATCCAAGAAAATGAAATTATTGGATTTTTTTGTTTTAATAAACTAGATGATAATACTATTGATATAGGGTTAGGAATGAAACCAGAATTAACTGGTAGAGGAAAAGGATATGAATTTTTAAAAGAAGGAATCCAATACGTTAATTCAAAATATAAACCAGAAAAAATAACACTATCAGTGGCAACCTTTAATCAAAGAGCAGTAAATGTGTATAAGAAAATTGGATTTGAAGAAATAAAAACATTTATTCAAGATACAAATGGAAGTAATTTTGAATTTGTTAAAATGAAATATGTATGTTGA